A single genomic interval of Sinorhizobium garamanticum harbors:
- a CDS encoding LysR family transcriptional regulator: MERLNGISVFVEVADAGGFSAAAERLNLSRSAVGKTVARLEQRLGVRLFHRTTRTQSLTDEGQLFYRSCLKALDEVRNAEAVLESGKQEIRGRLRISMPVLFGRQCVAPLLHDLLRAHPRLEFDLSFNDRVVDLLDEGFDLAIRNGSAGTDPGLMARAIADQRMTVCAAPAYLEAHGTPTSLGDLAMHDAVVYARSGHQRPWSFPVKGNTTEDVTPKTRLRLDDLAAIADAAADGLGLAWLPCWLVRDRVQRGQLVRVLTDRPGLIFRAYAVWPQTQLMLPKLRVVIDKLAERLPRIME, translated from the coding sequence GTGGAAAGGCTGAACGGTATTTCCGTATTTGTGGAGGTCGCCGATGCCGGCGGTTTCTCGGCCGCCGCTGAGCGGCTGAACCTTTCCCGCTCCGCCGTCGGCAAGACGGTGGCACGGCTCGAGCAGCGGCTCGGCGTGCGTCTCTTTCATCGCACCACCCGGACGCAGAGCTTGACGGACGAGGGCCAGCTCTTCTACCGGAGCTGCCTGAAGGCGCTTGACGAAGTCCGGAACGCTGAGGCTGTACTTGAATCCGGCAAGCAGGAAATTCGCGGCCGGCTGCGTATTTCGATGCCTGTCCTCTTCGGCCGCCAATGCGTGGCACCGCTACTGCACGACCTGCTTCGTGCGCATCCGCGTCTGGAGTTCGATCTTTCCTTCAACGACCGCGTTGTCGATCTCCTCGACGAGGGTTTCGATCTCGCCATCCGCAACGGTTCCGCGGGCACTGACCCGGGCCTCATGGCACGCGCGATCGCCGATCAGCGCATGACGGTCTGCGCGGCGCCCGCCTATCTCGAAGCACACGGCACACCGACAAGCCTCGGTGACCTCGCCATGCATGATGCCGTTGTCTACGCGCGGAGCGGACACCAGCGCCCGTGGTCCTTTCCAGTCAAGGGGAATACGACCGAAGACGTGACGCCGAAGACTCGTTTGCGGCTGGACGATCTTGCCGCGATCGCCGATGCCGCTGCCGATGGCCTCGGCCTTGCCTGGCTGCCATGCTGGCTGGTGCGCGACCGCGTGCAGCGCGGCCAACTCGTGCGGGTGCTTACGGATCGACCCGGTCTAATCTTCAGGGCTTACGCGGTCTGGCCGCAAACACAGCTTATGCTGCCAAAACTCCGGGTGGTGATCGATAAACTCGCGGAGCGGCTACCCCGCATCATGGAATAG
- a CDS encoding zinc-dependent alcohol dehydrogenase family protein, with the protein MTKWMREWSIDAIGPQNLKIAERPVPDIGDRDVLVRTTAVSLNYRDKLMLETAMGLDLDFPFVPASDMSGVVENVGKGVTRFRPGGRVISTFHPGWLDGLRPGSGRAPSYATLGGVHPGVMSEYVAFPEDWFVAAPKSLDAAEASTLPCAGLTAWFALMEKGRLRPGDRVVVQGTGGVALFGLQIAKANGAEVIVTSGSQEKLARALALGADHGINRKSEDWVERVYELTADHGADHILEIAGGAGLGQSLRAVAADGRISVIGVLEGFEISGPAAPLLLKSPVLQGISVGHRRALEDFVGAVDRIGLKPVIDKRYTFAEFREAFAHLDRGSFGKVVIEF; encoded by the coding sequence ATGACGAAATGGATGAGGGAATGGAGCATCGACGCGATCGGCCCGCAAAATCTCAAGATCGCCGAACGTCCTGTGCCGGATATCGGTGACCGTGATGTGCTCGTCCGGACGACGGCCGTGTCGCTCAATTATCGCGACAAGCTGATGCTTGAAACCGCCATGGGACTGGATCTTGACTTCCCTTTCGTGCCGGCCTCCGACATGAGTGGGGTTGTTGAAAACGTGGGTAAAGGCGTGACGCGCTTCAGGCCCGGCGGCCGCGTCATCTCGACCTTCCACCCCGGCTGGCTCGACGGCTTGCGGCCGGGAAGCGGCAGGGCGCCTTCCTACGCGACGCTTGGCGGCGTGCATCCGGGCGTCATGTCGGAATATGTCGCGTTCCCTGAAGACTGGTTCGTCGCCGCGCCGAAGAGCCTCGATGCAGCCGAGGCGAGCACGCTCCCATGCGCCGGCCTCACCGCCTGGTTCGCGCTGATGGAGAAGGGCCGTCTCAGACCCGGCGATCGCGTCGTCGTCCAGGGAACGGGTGGCGTCGCCCTCTTCGGACTGCAGATCGCCAAGGCGAACGGCGCGGAGGTGATCGTCACGTCGGGGAGCCAGGAAAAGCTCGCCCGGGCGCTGGCACTTGGCGCCGACCACGGCATCAATCGCAAATCGGAGGATTGGGTCGAGCGGGTCTATGAACTGACCGCAGATCATGGCGCGGACCACATTCTGGAAATCGCCGGCGGCGCTGGCCTTGGTCAGTCGTTGAGAGCCGTTGCGGCGGATGGGCGCATTTCCGTGATCGGCGTGTTGGAAGGCTTTGAAATTTCAGGGCCGGCGGCGCCGCTGCTTTTGAAATCCCCGGTGCTACAGGGCATCAGCGTGGGACATCGCCGGGCGCTCGAAGATTTCGTCGGCGCGGTCGACCGCATAGGACTGAAGCCGGTCATCGACAAGCGATACACGTTCGCCGAATTCCGTGAAGCGTTCGCGCATCTCGATCGCGGTTCTTTCGGCAAGGTGGTGATAGAGTTCTGA
- the preA gene encoding NAD-dependent dihydropyrimidine dehydrogenase subunit PreA codes for MADLRNNFVGIKSPNPFWLASAPPTDKAYNVERAFKAGWGGVVWKTLGEEGPPVVNVNGPRYGAIWGADRRLLGLNNIELITDRDLYVNLREMKQVKMNWPDRALIASIMVPCEEDAWKAILPLVEETGADGIELNFGCPHGMSERGMGSAVGQVPEYIEMVVRWCKQYTRMPVITKLTPNITDIRKPARAAKAGGTDAVSLINTINSITAVNLDTFSPEPSIDGRGSHGGYCGPAVKPIALNMVAEIARDPETHGLPISGIGGITTWRDAAEFLALGAGNVQVCTAAMTYGFKIVQEMISGLSDWMDAKGHRSLDDICGRAVPNVTDWQYLNLNYVAKAKIDQDACIKCGRCHIACEDTSHQAITQFVNGVRHFEVIEEECVGCNLCVNVCPVENCITMEPLAAGTLDKRTGKPVDPKYANWTTHPNNPMARQAAE; via the coding sequence ATGGCTGATCTTCGCAACAATTTTGTCGGCATCAAATCCCCGAACCCGTTCTGGCTCGCTTCGGCGCCGCCGACGGACAAGGCCTATAACGTCGAGCGCGCCTTCAAAGCCGGCTGGGGCGGCGTCGTCTGGAAGACGCTCGGCGAGGAAGGACCGCCCGTAGTCAACGTCAACGGGCCGCGCTACGGCGCGATCTGGGGCGCCGACCGGCGCCTGCTCGGCCTGAACAACATCGAGCTCATCACCGACCGCGACCTTTACGTGAACCTGCGCGAGATGAAGCAGGTGAAGATGAACTGGCCCGATCGGGCGCTGATCGCCTCGATCATGGTGCCTTGTGAGGAGGACGCCTGGAAAGCGATCCTGCCACTGGTCGAGGAAACCGGCGCCGACGGCATCGAACTCAACTTCGGCTGTCCGCACGGCATGTCCGAGCGCGGCATGGGCTCGGCGGTCGGCCAGGTTCCGGAATATATCGAGATGGTCGTGCGCTGGTGCAAACAGTACACGCGCATGCCGGTGATCACCAAGCTGACGCCGAACATCACCGATATCCGCAAGCCCGCCCGCGCCGCCAAGGCCGGCGGCACCGACGCGGTATCGCTGATCAACACGATCAACTCGATCACTGCGGTCAATCTCGACACCTTCTCGCCGGAGCCCTCGATCGACGGCCGCGGCAGCCATGGCGGCTATTGCGGCCCGGCGGTGAAGCCGATCGCGCTCAACATGGTCGCCGAGATCGCCCGCGATCCGGAAACCCACGGACTGCCGATCTCCGGCATCGGCGGCATCACCACATGGCGCGACGCGGCCGAATTCCTGGCCCTTGGCGCTGGCAACGTCCAGGTCTGCACGGCAGCGATGACCTACGGCTTCAAGATTGTCCAGGAAATGATCTCCGGTCTTTCCGACTGGATGGACGCCAAAGGCCACAGGTCGCTCGACGACATCTGCGGCCGCGCCGTGCCGAATGTCACCGATTGGCAGTACCTAAACCTCAACTACGTCGCCAAAGCCAAGATCGATCAGGACGCCTGCATCAAATGCGGCCGCTGTCACATCGCCTGCGAGGATACCTCGCACCAGGCGATCACCCAGTTCGTCAACGGCGTGCGCCATTTCGAGGTGATCGAGGAGGAATGCGTCGGCTGCAATCTCTGCGTCAACGTCTGTCCGGTCGAGAACTGCATCACGATGGAACCGCTCGCGGCCGGCACTCTCGACAAACGCACGGGCAAGCCGGTCGATCCGAAATACGCCAACTGGACGACGCATCCCAACAACCCGATGGCCCGCCAGGCTGCCGAGTAG
- a CDS encoding NAD(P)-dependent oxidoreductase codes for MGTTQSGILGGRLPLKEYETNFSDLHPPLDKHEALVASDRCYFCHDAPCMTACPTSIDIPMFIRQIATGNPIGSAKTIFDQNILGGMCARVCPTETLCEQACVRNTAEERPVEIGRLQRYATDTAMKENKQFYTRAASSGRKVAVVGAGPAGLACAHRLAVKGHDVVVYDAREKSGGLNEYGIATYKTVDDFAQKEVDYVLSIGGIEVRHGQALGRDFSLADLAEQYDAVFLGLGLAGVNALRIEGENAEGVQDAVDFIAALRQSKTKADIPVGRRVVVLGGGMTAIDAAVQAKLLGAEEVTICYRRGKEHMNASEFEQDLATSKGVTIRHWLQPKRIALKDGRVAGIELDYTTLDDGKLTTTGETGIIAADQIFKAIGQTFEASGLGPLQMESGRIVTDAEGRTSLAKVWAGGDCVLGGEDLTVSAVARGRDAAESINRAFAAAQPLASAVA; via the coding sequence ATGGGAACGACGCAATCTGGGATCCTTGGCGGCCGGCTGCCGCTCAAGGAATACGAAACCAATTTCTCCGACCTTCATCCGCCGCTCGACAAACACGAGGCCTTGGTCGCTTCCGACCGCTGCTACTTCTGTCACGATGCGCCGTGCATGACGGCCTGTCCCACCTCGATCGACATCCCGATGTTCATCCGGCAGATTGCCACAGGTAATCCGATCGGCTCGGCAAAGACGATTTTCGACCAGAACATTCTCGGCGGCATGTGCGCCCGCGTCTGTCCCACCGAAACGCTCTGCGAGCAGGCCTGCGTGCGCAACACCGCCGAGGAGCGACCGGTCGAGATCGGCAGGCTGCAGCGTTACGCGACCGATACCGCGATGAAGGAGAACAAACAGTTTTACACGCGGGCCGCCTCGTCCGGCCGCAAAGTGGCGGTCGTCGGTGCCGGGCCAGCGGGTCTTGCCTGCGCTCATCGGCTCGCGGTCAAGGGCCACGATGTCGTGGTCTACGACGCACGCGAAAAATCCGGCGGCCTCAATGAATACGGCATCGCTACCTACAAGACGGTCGACGATTTCGCCCAGAAGGAAGTCGATTACGTCCTTTCGATCGGCGGCATCGAGGTGCGCCACGGTCAGGCGCTCGGCCGCGACTTTTCGCTTGCCGACCTGGCGGAGCAATATGACGCCGTCTTCCTCGGCCTCGGCCTTGCCGGCGTCAACGCGCTCAGGATCGAAGGCGAGAATGCGGAGGGAGTCCAGGACGCCGTCGACTTCATCGCAGCCCTCCGCCAATCGAAGACCAAGGCCGATATCCCGGTCGGCCGGCGGGTTGTCGTGCTCGGCGGCGGCATGACCGCAATCGACGCGGCCGTTCAGGCGAAGCTGCTCGGCGCCGAGGAAGTGACGATCTGCTACCGCCGCGGCAAGGAACACATGAATGCCTCCGAGTTCGAGCAGGATCTGGCAACCTCAAAGGGTGTCACCATTCGCCACTGGCTGCAGCCGAAGCGCATCGCGCTGAAGGACGGCCGGGTCGCCGGCATCGAGCTCGACTACACGACGCTCGACGACGGCAAGCTGACGACAACTGGCGAAACGGGTATCATCGCAGCCGACCAGATCTTCAAGGCTATCGGCCAGACCTTCGAGGCATCAGGCCTCGGCCCCTTGCAAATGGAGAGCGGGCGCATCGTCACCGATGCCGAGGGCCGCACCTCGCTCGCCAAGGTCTGGGCGGGCGGCGACTGCGTCCTCGGTGGCGAGGACCTGACCGTTTCCGCCGTCGCCAGGGGGCGTGACGCCGCCGAATCGATCAACCGGGCTTTCGCCGCGGCTCAGCCGCTGGCGAGCGCCGTCGCGTGA
- a CDS encoding sugar-binding transcriptional regulator — translation MARRPETNNRLDDAARAGWLYYVAGRTQDEIASTMGISRQSAQRLVSLAMAERLIKVRLDHPIAACLETAARLKEKYELKHVDVVPSDPGSSSTTVGIAEAGAVEIERWLKSTDPVVLAIGTGRTLKATIDQLPSMECPQHRIVSLTGNIRLDGSAAYYNVIFSMADTIKARHFPMPLPVLVSSAEEREVLHNQSLVKIALKLGAEANAAFVGVGELGPDAPLCEDGFLAREEMERLTAAGAAGEICGWMFDHDGELLAGSINERVASIPLPPRDRASVIGIAKGKRKYEALRAALKGRIINGLITDETTADFLLGA, via the coding sequence ATGGCGCGCAGGCCGGAGACCAACAACAGGCTGGACGATGCTGCCCGGGCTGGCTGGCTATACTATGTCGCCGGCCGAACGCAGGACGAGATTGCCTCGACCATGGGCATCTCGCGGCAATCGGCGCAGCGCCTCGTTTCCCTTGCCATGGCCGAGCGGCTGATCAAGGTTCGGCTCGATCATCCGATCGCTGCCTGTCTCGAGACGGCCGCCCGGCTCAAGGAAAAATATGAGCTGAAACACGTCGATGTCGTGCCGAGCGATCCAGGTTCGAGCTCGACGACGGTCGGCATCGCCGAAGCCGGCGCGGTGGAGATCGAGCGGTGGCTGAAATCGACGGACCCGGTGGTTCTGGCGATCGGAACCGGGCGGACGCTGAAGGCAACGATCGACCAGTTGCCCTCGATGGAGTGCCCGCAGCATCGGATCGTGTCGCTGACCGGCAATATCAGGCTCGATGGCTCGGCCGCCTATTACAACGTCATCTTCAGCATGGCGGATACGATCAAGGCGCGGCATTTTCCCATGCCCCTGCCGGTTCTCGTTTCGTCGGCCGAGGAGCGCGAGGTCCTTCACAACCAGAGTCTCGTAAAGATCGCGCTCAAGCTCGGTGCAGAAGCCAATGCCGCTTTCGTCGGCGTGGGCGAACTCGGACCGGACGCACCGCTCTGCGAGGACGGCTTCCTGGCGCGCGAGGAAATGGAGCGACTGACGGCAGCCGGTGCTGCAGGGGAGATTTGCGGCTGGATGTTCGATCACGACGGCGAACTGCTCGCCGGCAGCATCAACGAACGCGTGGCCTCCATTCCGCTTCCGCCGCGCGACCGGGCATCGGTCATCGGCATTGCCAAGGGCAAGCGCAAATACGAGGCGCTCCGCGCTGCGCTCAAGGGCCGCATCATCAACGGCCTTATCACCGACGAAACCACTGCCGACTTTCTGCTCGGCGCATGA
- a CDS encoding ABC transporter substrate-binding protein — translation MNLRTFLLGTCSAVALAGLAQAETLTIATVNNGDMIRMQKLTDDFTSKNPDIQLEWVTLEENVLRQRVTTDIATKGGQYDIMTIGTYEVPIWAKQGWLLPLDNLGADYDVDDLLPAIRSGLTIDGKLYAAPFYGESSMVMYRKDLFEKAGLTMPDAPTWDFIAEAARKITDKDSEIYGICLRGKAGWGENMAFLTATANAFGARWFDEKWQPQFDQPEWKNALDFYVKLMNDAGPPGASSNGFNENLSLFQTGKCGMWIDATVAASFVTNPKESTVADKVGFALAPDTGLGKRGNWLWAWNLAIPAGSQKTEAAEKFIAWATGKDYLKLVAEKEGWANVPPGTRTSLYENPEYQKAAPFAKMTLDSINAADPKNPAVKPVPYVGVQFVAIPEFQGLGTAVGQVFSAALAGQMSVDQALASAQQLSTREMTKAGYIK, via the coding sequence ATGAATTTGAGAACTTTCCTGCTGGGCACGTGCTCGGCAGTCGCTCTGGCGGGTCTGGCCCAAGCAGAAACCCTGACCATTGCGACCGTGAACAACGGCGACATGATCCGGATGCAGAAGCTGACGGATGATTTCACCTCGAAAAATCCGGACATTCAGCTCGAGTGGGTAACGCTCGAGGAAAATGTGCTGCGCCAGCGCGTGACGACGGATATCGCGACGAAGGGCGGCCAGTACGACATCATGACGATCGGCACCTACGAAGTGCCGATCTGGGCCAAGCAGGGCTGGCTCCTGCCGCTCGACAACCTTGGCGCTGATTACGACGTCGATGACCTGTTGCCGGCGATCCGCAGCGGTCTGACGATCGACGGCAAGCTCTATGCCGCGCCCTTCTATGGCGAAAGCTCGATGGTGATGTACCGCAAGGACCTGTTCGAGAAGGCCGGCCTCACCATGCCCGATGCCCCGACATGGGACTTCATCGCGGAAGCTGCCCGTAAGATCACCGACAAGGACAGTGAAATCTACGGCATCTGCCTGCGCGGCAAGGCCGGCTGGGGCGAGAACATGGCCTTCCTGACGGCCACGGCGAACGCTTTCGGGGCGCGCTGGTTCGACGAGAAATGGCAGCCGCAGTTCGATCAGCCCGAATGGAAGAATGCGCTCGACTTCTACGTCAAGCTGATGAATGACGCGGGCCCGCCCGGTGCCTCCTCCAACGGCTTCAACGAAAACCTGTCACTCTTCCAGACCGGCAAGTGCGGCATGTGGATCGACGCGACGGTTGCCGCTTCCTTCGTAACCAACCCGAAGGAATCGACGGTCGCCGACAAGGTCGGTTTCGCGCTCGCGCCCGATACCGGCCTTGGCAAGCGCGGCAACTGGCTCTGGGCGTGGAACCTTGCGATCCCCGCTGGCTCGCAGAAGACGGAGGCGGCAGAAAAGTTCATCGCCTGGGCAACCGGCAAGGACTACCTGAAGCTCGTCGCAGAGAAGGAAGGCTGGGCAAACGTACCGCCCGGCACCCGTACCTCCCTCTACGAAAACCCGGAATACCAGAAGGCCGCGCCTTTCGCGAAGATGACGCTCGACTCGATCAATGCCGCTGATCCGAAGAACCCGGCGGTCAAGCCGGTGCCCTATGTCGGCGTGCAGTTCGTCGCAATTCCGGAATTCCAGGGCCTCGGTACTGCCGTCGGCCAGGTGTTCTCGGCAGCGCTTGCCGGTCAGATGAGCGTCGATCAGGCGCTTGCCAGCGCGCAGCAACTGTCGACCCGCGAAATGACCAAGGCAGGTTACATCAAGTAA
- a CDS encoding carbohydrate ABC transporter permease: MATLHTRSAARLMIAPSVLLLLAWMIVPLAMTIYFSLLRYNLLMPGMEEFAGLSNYTYFLTDPAFFQAIFNTLAIVLGVLFITVIGGIALALLLDQPMFGQGIVRILVIAPFLIMPTVAALVWKNMFMNPVSGLFAWLAKLVGLQPFDFLANAPLFSIILIVAWQWLPFATLILLTALQSLDEEQKEAAQMDGAGAWSRFFYLVLPHLSRAITVVILIQTIFLLSVFAEILVTTNGGPGTQSTNLTFLVYAQALLQFDVGGASAGGIIAVILANIVAFFLMRMIGKTLEA; the protein is encoded by the coding sequence ATGGCGACCTTGCACACCCGCTCCGCCGCGCGGCTGATGATCGCGCCCTCGGTGCTTCTGCTTCTGGCCTGGATGATCGTTCCGCTGGCCATGACCATCTATTTCTCGCTTCTGCGCTATAATCTGCTGATGCCGGGAATGGAGGAGTTCGCGGGGCTCTCCAACTACACCTACTTTCTGACCGATCCGGCATTCTTCCAGGCAATCTTCAACACGCTCGCGATCGTCCTCGGCGTGCTGTTCATCACGGTGATTGGCGGCATCGCTCTTGCGCTGCTTCTCGACCAGCCGATGTTCGGGCAGGGGATCGTGCGCATCCTGGTGATCGCACCCTTCCTGATCATGCCGACCGTTGCGGCACTCGTCTGGAAGAACATGTTCATGAACCCGGTGAGCGGGCTCTTCGCCTGGCTCGCCAAACTCGTCGGCCTGCAGCCCTTCGACTTCCTCGCCAATGCGCCGCTCTTCTCGATCATCCTCATTGTCGCGTGGCAATGGCTGCCCTTTGCGACGCTCATCCTGTTGACGGCGCTGCAGTCGCTCGACGAGGAACAGAAGGAGGCCGCGCAGATGGATGGTGCCGGCGCCTGGAGCCGCTTCTTCTATCTGGTGCTGCCGCATCTCTCACGGGCGATCACCGTCGTGATCCTGATCCAGACGATCTTCCTGTTGTCCGTCTTTGCGGAAATCCTCGTCACCACCAACGGTGGCCCCGGTACGCAGAGCACGAACCTCACCTTCCTCGTCTATGCGCAGGCTCTCCTGCAGTTCGACGTGGGCGGCGCGTCCGCTGGCGGCATCATCGCGGTCATCCTCGCCAATATCGTCGCATTCTTCCTGATGCGCATGATCGGCAAGACGCTGGAGGCTTGA
- a CDS encoding carbohydrate ABC transporter permease, whose translation MARNVSTRRKLVVTVVAWTIGILIFFPILWTFLTSFKTEAQAIASPPAFLFFDWTTENYFEVQSRSNYFKHFMNSVVVSFGSTLLGLIIAIPAAWAMAFAPAKRTKDVLMWMLSTKMMPPVGVLVPMYLMFRNSGLLDTRTGLVIVLTLINLPIIIWMLYTYFKEIPGEILEAARMDGASLAKEIIYVLTPMAIPGIASTLLLNIILAWNEAFWTLNLSAAKAAPLTAFIASYSSPEGLFYAKLSAASTMAIAPILILGWFSQKQLVRGLTFGAVK comes from the coding sequence ATGGCACGCAATGTCTCGACCCGACGCAAGCTGGTTGTCACCGTCGTCGCCTGGACGATTGGCATCCTCATCTTCTTCCCGATCCTCTGGACGTTCCTGACGAGCTTCAAGACGGAAGCACAAGCGATCGCCTCGCCGCCGGCATTCCTCTTCTTCGATTGGACGACCGAGAACTACTTCGAAGTGCAGAGCCGGTCGAATTACTTCAAGCACTTCATGAACTCGGTGGTCGTCTCCTTCGGCTCGACGCTGCTTGGCCTCATCATCGCCATTCCCGCGGCCTGGGCCATGGCTTTCGCCCCGGCGAAGCGCACCAAGGACGTGCTGATGTGGATGCTGTCGACGAAGATGATGCCTCCCGTCGGCGTGCTGGTGCCGATGTATCTGATGTTCCGCAACTCGGGGCTTCTCGACACCCGCACCGGCCTGGTGATCGTCCTGACGCTGATCAACCTGCCGATCATCATCTGGATGCTCTACACCTACTTCAAGGAGATCCCCGGCGAGATCCTGGAGGCGGCACGCATGGATGGTGCCTCGCTTGCCAAGGAGATCATCTATGTGCTGACGCCGATGGCGATCCCTGGCATTGCCTCGACGCTGCTCCTCAATATCATTCTCGCCTGGAACGAGGCGTTCTGGACCTTGAACCTGAGCGCGGCGAAAGCGGCACCGCTGACCGCCTTCATCGCCTCCTATTCGAGCCCGGAAGGCCTGTTCTACGCGAAGCTCTCGGCCGCCTCCACGATGGCGATCGCCCCCATCCTCATTCTCGGCTGGTTCTCGCAGAAGCAGCTCGTACGCGGCCTGACCTTCGGCGCGGTCAAATAA
- a CDS encoding ABC transporter ATP-binding protein, whose amino-acid sequence MGSITLKNVSKVFGAHAVIPSIDLDINDGEFVVFVGPSGCGKSTLLRLIAGLEDVSDGQIVIDGRNATELPPAKRGLSMVFQSYALYPHMSVRSNIAFPLKMAGEDKAAIDKKVADAARVLNLTDYLDRKPRQLSGGQRQRVAIGRAIVRQPEAFLFDEPLSNLDAALRVNMRLEISQLHQQLKTTMVYVTHDQVEAMTMADKIVVLNRGRIEQVGSPLDLYHKPDNLFVAGFIGSPKMNLISGAPAAAYQAHTIGIRPEHLALSEEQGTWRGTVGVAEHLGSDTFLHVNADGIGTLTARVSGDFGVTHGDPVFLTPDVQRLHKFDDKGLAIR is encoded by the coding sequence ATGGGAAGCATCACACTCAAGAACGTATCGAAAGTCTTCGGCGCCCACGCCGTCATCCCTTCGATCGACCTCGATATCAACGACGGTGAGTTCGTCGTCTTCGTCGGACCGTCCGGCTGCGGCAAGTCCACGCTGCTTAGATTGATCGCCGGCCTGGAGGACGTCAGCGACGGCCAGATCGTCATCGACGGCAGGAACGCCACCGAGCTGCCGCCGGCAAAGCGCGGCCTCTCGATGGTGTTCCAGTCCTATGCGCTCTATCCGCATATGAGCGTGCGTTCCAACATCGCCTTTCCCCTGAAGATGGCGGGCGAGGACAAGGCGGCGATCGACAAGAAGGTGGCGGACGCCGCGCGGGTGCTGAACCTCACCGACTATCTCGACCGCAAGCCGCGCCAGCTTTCCGGCGGTCAGCGCCAGCGCGTGGCGATCGGCCGGGCGATCGTTCGGCAACCGGAAGCCTTCCTGTTCGACGAGCCGCTTTCGAACCTCGATGCGGCGCTGCGCGTCAACATGCGGCTCGAAATCAGCCAGCTTCACCAGCAACTGAAGACGACAATGGTCTATGTCACCCACGACCAGGTGGAGGCCATGACCATGGCCGACAAGATCGTGGTGCTCAATCGCGGACGCATCGAGCAGGTCGGCTCGCCGCTCGATCTCTATCACAAGCCGGACAATCTTTTTGTTGCCGGCTTCATCGGTTCGCCGAAAATGAATCTCATTTCCGGCGCGCCGGCAGCCGCCTATCAGGCGCACACAATCGGTATCCGTCCCGAGCATCTGGCGCTTTCCGAGGAACAGGGAACGTGGCGGGGCACCGTCGGTGTCGCCGAACATCTCGGCTCCGACACCTTCCTGCATGTGAATGCGGATGGCATTGGCACGTTGACGGCGCGCGTCAGCGGCGACTTCGGCGTAACCCATGGAGATCCGGTCTTCCTGACGCCGGACGTCCAGCGCCTCCACAAGTTTGACGACAAGGGATTGGCAATTCGATGA